DNA from Hypanus sabinus isolate sHypSab1 chromosome 16, sHypSab1.hap1, whole genome shotgun sequence:
AAAGTGTCCCTTCATAGCAACACTCAGAATTCAAACAAAATTCTTCAATGCCAAGCAAGTCCTTGAGATAACAGAAACTGGAAAGAGACTTGGGTCAAGGAGACTGTTAGGTCAATCCCCAGTAAGTCAGATAACACAGGTAGACTGGACAGAAACTGTTGGGTAAGTCTACAGTAAGTTGGCTACCAGTTGTGTTCCATCAAGTGCTCCATCATGAGAGattattctaactggttgcatcagcacCTGGTATAGAGGGGCCACTGCAGAGGGGTGGAAACTCAGCCAGCTTTATCATGAGCACTAACCTCCCTACCATGAaggccatcttcaaaaggcaatgtcctCTAAAAGATGGcatcgatcagccatgatctcagaatggtggtgcagactcgaggggccgaatggtctacttctgcacctattgtctattgtctattaaggaCAACCACCACCATCTCCTGTTCTCATTCTTACCTTCAGagaggaaatacaggagcctaaagacccacattcaatgttttagaaacagattcttcccctccgccttcagatttttgaatggacccCCTCAATAAACTCATTATTTGCCTTTTCTTTGtaatatttaatgttttatatatatataaataaacacacacacacataaaaatataaatatatacacacacacacgcgcgcgcgcgctcACACTTGTTATACGAAGACATATACATAAATACACTTAATATATGGatagtagtagaggcagatacaatggggacatttaagaaacttagataggtacatggatgacagaaaaatagaggactatgtcagtgggaagggttagattgaccttaaagTTAAAAGGTTAATTTAATATCATGagctgcactgtgctgtaatgttctaagctAATTTATGAACTGCCTCTAATCCTAGAGCAAATTATTGGTGATCTCCATGGAATCTTTTAATGGCACGAGCTAGCTTGCTAAATCAGAGTGTAATCAGACCTTTTACATTTGACATGATAGGATTATGAACCACACATTACAAACACAGTTTGTAGGCCCAACACTGAATAAAAGTAGTCATCAGAGAATAAGACTGAAGGAGGAAGTTTGAAGCTCTTGGTACTTGGATCACTGCAGGTGACCAAATAGGTGACCACTATCCTAAAGTGATTGTGTTGTGTTATTAACTGAATCCATTAATACCTTTGTTATTTTATTAACTGAAGCAGTTGCCAAATCAAAGAACGCCATTCAGTGGTAATACAGCTCCCTGTTTGGTCACTGCATACTGAGCCCATTCTTGATCTCCATCAATGGTAGCTTCTGTGGTGGCCTCAGAAACCAACCAGAGAACAGCTTCACAATGGATTCCCACTGTATCTATTCAAGGATTCAAGGACCTTGGCCAATTTCTGAGTCATCAGGACTTAAGGTTTGGGTAACCAGCCTATGAAGATGGGTTGATTTCTGGTTAAACACACCAAATAGGAACAAGTGTAGGGAGGTTCTAACCACTGAGGACAGACAGGAGCTGAAGGATCTGTGTTTACAGTATTTGTCTCCAGATTGTTATCATCGGATACTACGAATGCTGATGCTGCTTTCAATGGGGAACCTGCCCTGTCGGATTGACTGGGAAGAAATCACATTAGCTGGAAGTATTTTCTAGATTGCACTAGGTCTATGTCACTCCAATGGTTTTCAATCCACTGTTCTACCCTCATGACTATGGTTAAGCATGGGCTTAAAAGCATTGAAAAATTTGCACCAGtgctgttggtagaatctcagatggtgatgaagcaGTTTAAAGggatgaggtagatcagctggttgagtggtgttgcaacaatttctcactcaacttcagtaagaccaaagaactaatTTTCTGGGCTCCAggagggctggggggggggggataaattgGGAGatcacacactagtcctcattgaagggtcaGCAGTGGAAGAGGTGATCAGCCTCTGGTTCCTGGGGATCTGTAAAcatacgagattctgcagatgcaggaaatccagagaaccacacacaaaatgctgcagaaactctgcaggtcaggcagcctccatagaggggaataaacgatcaacatttcaggccaagacccttcatcgggactgaggATCTATTGTGGTTCCTACACTGATGCAGCATGCCAACTGatctacttcatttggagtttgaagagatttgacatagATATATGGTGgatagcattctgactggctgcatcacagcctggtatggaggcactGATGCATAAGATTGCAAGAGGTTGCAAAGGGTTATAGACTCAATCCTCCACcaatgaggacatcttcaagagggtgTCTCAGTAAAGTAACATCACgaaggacactcaccatccaggacatacccttTTACTACCATTGGTGGAAGTCGCTGGATTCTGAAAACCCATAAttattcaaatattttcaccccttccaccatcagattcctaaatggcacacataaaatgctggaggagctcaaaaggtcaggcagcatctacagagaggacaGAGTCtactttttgggccaagacccttcttcaagagcGGAGATAAAGGTCTTTTACCTATCTTCTCTTGGCTTCTCACTTCTTCCCTCTCCTTCCTCAGCCACCTACCAACCTATCTTacccctcacttggtctcacctatcaccttccagatccatcccctctcaccaccttcttactctggctgtttccacttcctttccagtcctaatgaagtatctcagcctgaaatggtgactgattattcttttctatagatcttgcctgacctgttgagttcctccagcattttgtgtgtaacttcggatttccagcatctgcggaacctcttgtgtttaagattacTGAATGATTCATTAAACAATGAACACTGCCCCATTCCCTTTATTTATTGCACTGTTTTTGTTGTTGAAAGGTTTGTACCACATTGTTGTCATGAAAACAAACTTCATGCcatgtgtcagtgatattaaatctgattctgagaaggTTGGGGCAGAATTTCTCTCAGGTCTTTGAATTGAAGGTCACTTGGAGCATTTCCTATCTGCAAGAGTGCAGGAGATAGGCAAATCAGGAATGTTGTGGCCAGCTGAGGACCTGTACAATTTGGAGCTCCAACTATTATTGTGGATAGCACAGCAATATAACATGTCCTCCACAGCCCACTGACTTCCAAGGACTATTCCACAATGATGTGCATATTAAGCAGTCATTTATTGTCCTGCAGTTTGAGCTGGTGTGAGCGGCTGCTCCAATCCTTACCTGTTCTTGGTACCACTTATCCAGCTCTACTTGGTTATTGTCAACGAGGGTGGTGTACTTCTGCCGCATTTCTTCCAGGACTTTATTCAGGTCAACGCCTGGAGCTGAGTCCACCTCAACATTCACTTCTTGGGTACACTGCTTCCGCAACACGTTCAGTTCCTGAGAAACAAGGGAACACAAGGCTGGATCAGTACAGCCCACTTGTGACTGGCAATGTACTGTAGAAGCCTTGCTGGAGTTACACTGCTACATGTGATGGATACTTCAAGAGAATTAAGAGCCAAAAATCAAGGATTGGATGAAACATTCCCCCAACCCTCGAAAAAGAATTGTTTGGGGCTAAAATTCATTGCACAACAGGGTAGTCAAAATAGAAACTTGAGCTTCTAAACTTACATGTGCCTGTATGTTATTAAACTGGAGAAAGTAAAATCAATATTTACAAAGTGGTCATCAGGACTAGAGGGCTTCGCTTATAACGAGAGCCTGGAAAGTTTTTTGTACCCCTAGACCATTGAAGAATGAAGGGTAAACTTGTATATGTGGATAAAACCATGAGGGACAAGGTGAATATAGCTTTTTCCCCAATTCCAAGGTTGAAGAGTCCAAAACTATGGAGAATAAGTTTCAgcgaaaaggggaaaggagacaaAAGGGCACATTGTTTTTCTGCACAggctggtgggtatatggaacagaCTGCCAGAGGGAGtactgaggcaggtacaattaaatTTAAATAGTTATATGCATCAAGAAGGttcagagggttgtggatcaaaTACAGGCAAATTGGACTGCCTCAATTAGGCAACCTGGtcacatggacaagttgggctgaaaagCCCACTTTTGTGCTGTAGAGCACCATGACCACCTGATAATGCAACTCAGCCATCGCTGGGGAATGGTGACAGGGGTTTACAGCTACCGTTCAGAATTATGAGCGATATagctagggtaaatgcaagcaggctttttcccactgaggttcgatgagactagaacttgaggccatgagttaaaggtgaaaagtgaaatgttaaaggaagactacttcagtcagagggtggtgagagtctggaatgagctgccagtggaagtggtagatgcgggttcaaattcaacatttaagagacattttgataagtgaatggatggaaggggtatgaagggctaggATCCAGATACAGGCTGATGGGACTAGGTAAAATAACagtccagcatggactagatggacttgAAGGCTGGTGTCTGTGCTGTACCTGTGTCTATGACTCTATGCTAGATACTCCCCTCTGTGAAGAGGAAACAGTAGAGCAACGAGAGGTCGCCTACCTCATTGTGATTCTTCTTCAGGAAGGCAATCTCATCCTCCAGCCCAGCGATGTCGTTGGTCAGGCCGTCCTGTAATTGCAGGTAGGTCTCCTTCAGATGGTGCAGGCCTTCGATATCACTTTCCACAGACTGCCGTAGCATCTGCTCGGTCTGCCACCTGCAACAGAGAGGACAGGAGAACAAGACATAACTGAGCACCAAGCATGGATGAGGACGGAGGTGGCTAGGATACACTGGGCAAGAtccagcagtggagagaggaatGAAACTGAAGGAAAACAAGTTACCCACTTGTTTTGGAAGTCCTCAGCAGCCAGCTTGGCATTGTCAATCTCCAGAGCGATCTGGGAGTTCTGCAGGGTGGCTTCCAGTATCTAGGACAACGAAAAGGACAAAGGTCAGAGGAAGTCAGAAATCAAGAGGCATGCATTTGTAATTGCTATTTAATATAGAAAACAGTTCAGGCACTCAAGAATAGAATTGGGAGTTAAAGAGGAAGACAAACAGCTTCACCCAGACCTCTATCCATTCTCACCTGACACCAGCTGCTGCTCTTtgcacagatacataattcccttcTTTATAAAGAACAACTTTACCTCAACCCAATCTATCTCCTCCACATCAAAAGTGCAACTTGGAAATCCCACATTGAAATTGTACCCGTCCCTGTGGCTGTGAAGCTGGTCTTTTCCCAGACCTTCTCAAGctttctccctcactctcctTGTCAGGACATCACTTCCAATGTGTTATTTACTCATCCCACCATCCCAGAGGGAAATCAGTGATTCTCTGATGTTCCTTCCAATCCAGTATTTGAATTCAGTCTTAAATTCTGCACTAGAGAAGCCAAGCATAAATGGGAAATCATTTTGTCAATCAGCCCCCACTCAGCTTGCAAGGGCAACTGAACTGCTTGTTGCTCGTCACAAGCTCTCTGGGCCACTGATCTGATTTTAACTCCTTATGTGATGGTATGtgtgaacaacacctcatattacaATGCTTTATTCTTCTTTTAATGACTTGTGGTCCAATTCCCTTCTGATCTCCCCTTACAGACCCTATTCGGATTTAGTAATCACACCTGTACATTGAGACGCACAGTAAAATGCACCATCTGTCTTAACCTACACACCCAGGGATGTGCTGGGAACAGCTATCAAATGTTGTCTCACATTCCAACATTGCAAGGCCCAAGGTACTGATCTGGTGGGTCAGTCTGTCTGGTCATTTGACACTGTGGATGAGAGACTCTTCAGACGCAGTTGACTGGCAAACACTCACTGAGCAGAAACGTGTCCCAGCTGGGCCGGTACATCTTTCAAAAGTTAGCTGCAACCACTCCTCTATAAAATATCCAGATATCTCACCCTGACACCCACAAGTCTCTATCTCCTCAACCTGAGGTCTCCTTCCCACCCAATGTGACACAGCACCCTTAAAGGAACTGCAGAAGACAAATGAAACAAAGAGACTGACTCATTCCAGGCCACCTACAACGCTGCAGGAAGAGGACAACTCTATTATCAGGaccagagggcctgagttataaagaGAAGCTTGGTCATTTTTTCTGCAGTGTAAGAGATCAAAGGGCGACTTCAGAGGTTCATAAAATCTGAGGGGCATGGATAACCTGGGCAGCTGATCCTTTTCCCATTTTAGAGGAGTCAAAATCAAGAGGTGATAGATTTAAGGAGAGAGCATGAAGACTTAAAGGCGACACAAGGGAGTAGGTTTCCCCACAGTGAGTGGTAGAAAATGGAACGAGATGTCAGGTGCGGGTACAATTGTAATGTTTAAAGATTTTACACACTCATGGATAGATCAgagactgcagatggtggaatctggagCTAAGCAGATGCTGaggaaactcagcaagccagacaacatcagtggagggaagtggacaaacaacccaaaacatcaactgtcaaGGTTTCTGAGCAGATCCAACCCGACCtgcctagtccatgccgaatctTGCTTGTCCCATGTGGATAGGAGAAGAGTTAGGGGAACACGGGTCAATAAAAGGCATCTTGCAGTGGGATCAGACCCTGTCTGCAACCAGAACCCCACCCACCACTGGATGGGCAGAGCGCAAAGCTTCTTACTATAACGCTGTGACCGGTCTGAGCAGTAAACGGGTTACCCACCTGCGTCTGAAGGGGTTTGATCGTCTGGTCGTACATCGACCAGTCGAACCCTTGGACAACAGTGTTTGTTGACAATTCGCGGATCTCCTTCTCCAGCTCCGCGTTGGACTGCTCCAGGCGCTGCACTGTCGCCAGGTAGGAGGCCAGGCGGTCGTTCAGGTTCTGCATGGTGACCTTCTCATCACCCACCAAGCCGGCGCCGCCGACGCCGCCGCCGCTTCGCAATATGAGCGAAGTAGCAGACAAGCCAGGAGTGGCATAGCCGAAGCCAGAGCCGAAGCCACCACCGGCTATGCTCCCGCCGCTGCGACCGGCGGAGTGCAGGATGAACGAGCTACTGCTCATGGTCGGCTGCCGATGTGACAGATGTAGGCTCTGGGAATACCTAGGGGCCCGCGTAGAGTAGCTGATCATACTGTTGGAGGacttcatgttggagaacacagACACTACCACACCACTGCTCAGAACAAACGTGAGGAACACTCTCCGCCCTTCTCCCTTTATATCTCCACCGATGTCCTCGGCTCCTCCCTCCCACCGCGGCCTCATTGGACCCAGCCCGCAGGTGTAGGGGTGTGTGtcagggatggggggggaggcGAAGTGGGCTTCCGCGGGAGTGGAAGAAGTGCAAACGTGTATGTAAAACAAGATTTTATTTTTCAGCTGAAGGTAATTAGGGAGGCTTAGTAAAATATCGGGTTTTATTACAAGAGTTGTGGATTAAGAATTACGAAGTTTTTATAAGGCGTTGTAAAACGCTGGTGAGacagcacttggaatattgtctgcGTGTTTGAGAAAATCTAcgctgtggccactttattaggtacctcctgcacctaaaaaagtggccactgagttcgtGGTCTTTTGCCTCTGTAGTtgatccatttcaaggttcaacgtgctgtgcgttcagagatgctctatgCGCATCAGCGTTGTAATGCGCGATTGTTGGAGTCACTGTGCCATCTTGTCAACATGAACTAGTctagccattttcctctgacttctcttAACAATGCATTTTTTCCCATAGAGCTGCCGTTCATTGGATCATTGGTGCACTCATTGCCTCACCAGACTCTGCAAACTTGagagactgttatgtgtgaaaaccccaggag
Protein-coding regions in this window:
- the LOC132405850 gene encoding keratin, type I cytoskeletal 19-like, with protein sequence MKSSNSMISYSTRAPRYSQSLHLSHRQPTMSSSSFILHSAGRSGGSIAGGGFGSGFGYATPGLSATSLILRSGGGVGGAGLVGDEKVTMQNLNDRLASYLATVQRLEQSNAELEKEIRELSTNTVVQGFDWSMYDQTIKPLQTQILEATLQNSQIALEIDNAKLAAEDFQNKWQTEQMLRQSVESDIEGLHHLKETYLQLQDGLTNDIAGLEDEIAFLKKNHNEELNVLRKQCTQEVNVEVDSAPGVDLNKVLEEMRQKYTTLVDNNQVELDKWYQEQLSIKEVQVTQNDQALTGVKTELSQFRHQVQTLNAEYNGLLGNINALESTLDQTEASYDNQLQSLQFQIRSLEAELVNLRNEQMRLKAEYDKILNIKMQLEAEISQYKCLLGTGNQNMITGGISSSGLISGRTGTGSSTITIKTTEIKENIAT